The following are encoded in a window of Lichenicola cladoniae genomic DNA:
- a CDS encoding primase-helicase family protein: MFVDEAFFAGDRAHVGVLKSLITEPYLTVEAKFQNAIQSPNYLHVMMASNEEWVVPASQDARRFFVLEVSEKMKNDHAYFGAIAAQMEAGGYEAMLHDLLALDLTGFNVRAVPVTEGLQRQRKLSLPTTEAWWQDCLDRGYVFRSKLGLEAVFGTWHEEVSTEILFASYLDFAEHRRERQILSREMLGRFMKKMGGKAKRLSYAPVGEHLTDETSAYGSTTRKAKPVEHPRPPGYSLGGISLSRADFAKKTGLNIEWSDPDGA; encoded by the coding sequence CTGTTCGTCGACGAGGCGTTCTTCGCCGGTGATCGGGCGCATGTCGGTGTGCTCAAGTCGCTCATCACCGAACCCTATCTGACCGTCGAGGCCAAGTTCCAGAACGCGATCCAGAGCCCGAACTACTTGCACGTCATGATGGCGAGCAACGAGGAATGGGTGGTGCCAGCCTCGCAGGACGCGCGCCGCTTCTTCGTGCTGGAGGTGTCCGAGAAGATGAAGAACGACCACGCCTACTTCGGCGCCATCGCCGCACAGATGGAAGCCGGCGGATATGAAGCCATGTTGCACGACTTGCTGGCGCTCGACCTGACCGGGTTCAACGTGCGCGCCGTGCCCGTCACTGAGGGCTTGCAGCGGCAGCGGAAGCTGAGCCTGCCGACGACCGAAGCATGGTGGCAGGACTGCCTCGACCGGGGATACGTCTTCCGCTCCAAGCTTGGCCTCGAGGCGGTCTTCGGCACATGGCACGAAGAGGTCAGTACTGAGATCCTGTTCGCCAGTTACCTCGACTTTGCGGAGCATCGGCGAGAGCGGCAGATCCTGAGCCGGGAGATGCTGGGACGCTTCATGAAGAAGATGGGCGGCAAGGCGAAACGGCTTAGCTATGCGCCGGTCGGGGAACACCTGACCGATGAAACGAGCGCTTATGGCAGCACGACCCGGAAGGCCAAGCCTGTCGAGCATCCCCGACCGCCGGGGTATTCGCTTGGCGGGATCAGCCTATCACGAGCCGATTTCGCCAAGAAAACAGGCCTGAATATTGAATGGAGCGACCCGGATGGGGCTTAA
- a CDS encoding bifunctional DNA primase/polymerase codes for MNAIGIPLITSALELGLAVFPCGANKKPAIGKKEGGRGFHDASRDHAEIERMFGRHNARLIGVPTGEVSGWDVLDLDYRHGAKAFEDANAHRMPETRVHETQSGGRHLVFLHAPGVRNSASEIAPGVDVRGSGGYIIMPPSPGYRIVSDADPVHWPTWLLELVLPAPVVERPRAISAQIAPIFVSSKRIEKLIGIALGKVRQAPDGAKHYTLRNQAICLGGLQHLGDFSDSDALTWLMDALPDSAKDRRAAEQTAKWGLETGKARPFELEDRPLPGRPTAVSSSDGNAGEEPPPFGEAEHDQEDVEPPEPTPHQGMDSQAGSDAIEAAVDEMNARYMVVNEAGKAVIYQPDFDPVLHRRYFNRLAFEDLNRLYLNRQVQVGVDEKGRPLFKTASHIWQRHHRRRQYIDGIRFDPSGRDLPAGVLNLWEGFAVTPATGDWSLLRKHMLTIICDGDRVRFNYLLGWMARMVQRPAEQGEVAIVMRGGEGTGKGTLAKALLKIMGQHGLAVSNFEAPGRQF; via the coding sequence ATGAACGCGATCGGGATACCGCTGATCACCAGTGCCCTCGAACTCGGGCTGGCCGTGTTTCCGTGCGGCGCGAATAAGAAACCGGCGATCGGCAAGAAGGAAGGTGGTCGGGGCTTCCATGACGCGTCGCGTGACCACGCAGAGATTGAGCGGATGTTCGGACGCCACAACGCCAGACTGATCGGCGTTCCGACAGGCGAGGTGTCTGGCTGGGACGTGCTTGACCTGGACTACCGACACGGTGCCAAGGCGTTTGAGGATGCTAACGCGCATCGTATGCCAGAAACCAGAGTCCACGAGACGCAGAGCGGCGGCCGGCATCTCGTGTTTCTCCATGCGCCGGGTGTACGAAACTCGGCAAGCGAGATCGCACCCGGTGTCGACGTCCGCGGATCCGGCGGATACATCATCATGCCGCCGTCGCCAGGCTACCGGATCGTCAGCGACGCAGACCCGGTGCACTGGCCGACGTGGTTGCTTGAGTTGGTGCTGCCGGCGCCGGTCGTCGAGCGGCCCCGGGCAATATCGGCGCAGATTGCGCCGATATTCGTGTCATCGAAGCGGATCGAGAAGCTGATCGGCATCGCGCTCGGCAAGGTGCGGCAGGCTCCCGACGGCGCGAAGCACTACACGCTGCGCAACCAAGCAATCTGCCTTGGCGGCTTGCAGCACCTCGGCGATTTCAGCGACAGCGATGCGCTCACGTGGCTGATGGATGCGTTGCCCGACAGTGCCAAGGATCGGCGCGCGGCCGAGCAAACGGCGAAATGGGGCTTGGAGACGGGCAAGGCACGGCCATTCGAGCTCGAGGACCGGCCGTTGCCAGGACGCCCAACAGCAGTCAGCTCATCCGACGGCAACGCGGGTGAGGAACCGCCTCCGTTTGGAGAGGCCGAGCACGACCAAGAAGATGTTGAGCCACCCGAGCCAACGCCGCACCAGGGTATGGATAGTCAAGCCGGCTCCGACGCGATCGAAGCAGCTGTCGACGAGATGAACGCGCGCTACATGGTCGTCAATGAAGCCGGCAAGGCGGTGATCTACCAGCCCGACTTCGATCCGGTCCTGCACCGCCGTTACTTCAACCGCTTGGCTTTTGAGGATCTGAACCGGCTCTATCTCAACCGGCAGGTGCAGGTCGGTGTCGACGAAAAAGGTCGGCCGCTCTTCAAGACAGCCTCTCACATCTGGCAACGCCATCATCGCCGCCGCCAGTATATCGACGGGATCCGCTTCGATCCATCGGGCCGGGATCTCCCAGCCGGCGTGCTGAACCTCTGGGAAGGCTTTGCGGTCACCCCGGCAACCGGCGACTGGTCGCTACTGCGCAAGCACATGCTGACGATCATCTGCGACGGTGACCGGGTGCGCTTCAACTACCTGCTGGGCTGGATGGCGCGCATGGTGCAGCGCCCGGCAGAGCAGGGCGAGGTCGCTATCGTCATGCGCGGCGGCGAAGGGACCGGAAAAGGCACGCTCGCCAAGGCATTGCTCAAGATCATGGGGCAGCACGGCCTGGCTGTCAGCAACTTCGAAGCACCTGGTCGGCAATTTTAA
- a CDS encoding helix-turn-helix domain-containing protein → MDASVNGTEIAITPSQLRAARAFVDWSQDQLASASGVPKRTVVRFERGEGSPQQRTITAIRAALEAAGVEFTNGVAPGVSLKGGNGK, encoded by the coding sequence GTGGATGCAAGCGTAAACGGCACTGAAATTGCCATCACTCCTTCTCAGTTGCGCGCGGCTCGAGCATTTGTAGACTGGTCGCAAGATCAGCTCGCTTCAGCGAGCGGAGTGCCCAAAAGGACCGTGGTCAGATTTGAGCGTGGAGAAGGCTCACCTCAGCAGAGGACGATTACCGCCATCCGCGCCGCCCTTGAGGCTGCCGGCGTCGAGTTTACGAACGGAGTCGCGCCTGGGGTAAGCTTGAAAGGCGGGAACGGGAAGTGA
- a CDS encoding DUF1902 domain-containing protein has translation MTKFTIRAHWDTDARVWWAESEDVPGLVAEAETHEALIADLRMIVPELLMLNTPEVHHDRMIMSIISDQAEEVSYA, from the coding sequence ATGACAAAATTTACCATCCGAGCGCACTGGGACACTGATGCACGCGTTTGGTGGGCCGAGAGTGAGGACGTCCCCGGCCTGGTCGCCGAGGCCGAGACCCACGAGGCTCTCATTGCTGACTTGCGCATGATCGTCCCGGAACTCCTGATGTTGAACACGCCGGAAGTTCATCATGACAGGATGATCATGAGCATCATTTCAGATCAGGCTGAGGAAGTAAGTTACGCCTGA
- a CDS encoding LacI family DNA-binding transcriptional regulator: protein MAERKRPSIREVALMADVSVATVSNVLGGRKMVTPTLAARVNEAVKALGYQADRAASQLRSGRARVIAVLVPSLDNPFFTSIIAGIEQAVQSEGYDIIVASSNNDGETERKRLSALLSWRPAGVMILPVDDRFAALEMLEASESPFVVVDRLPLRLRADTVAVDNQHAAILACNHLVALGHRDVLVVASTLKLANIRARISGIRRAFRQANLPEPKIVEAGLSLETASSQLAGWLATNERPTGIIALTNFTTIGVIASLNQLGLRIPDDVSLVGFDDYVWMQAATPTITAIRQPVEQLGAQAWACLRERIEDGRTELRTLRLHCTLQVRGSTARVGKSHRPITVNNS from the coding sequence GTGGCAGAAAGGAAACGTCCGTCGATCCGCGAAGTCGCGCTGATGGCCGACGTCTCGGTGGCGACGGTGTCGAACGTGCTGGGGGGCCGCAAGATGGTCACGCCGACGCTTGCCGCCCGGGTGAACGAGGCGGTGAAGGCGCTTGGCTACCAGGCGGATCGTGCAGCCTCGCAGCTTCGCAGCGGCCGGGCCCGGGTGATCGCCGTCCTGGTGCCGTCGCTCGACAACCCGTTCTTCACGTCCATCATTGCCGGGATCGAACAGGCCGTTCAATCGGAAGGCTACGACATCATCGTTGCCAGCTCGAACAACGATGGCGAGACGGAGCGCAAGCGCCTGTCCGCGCTGTTGTCCTGGCGGCCGGCCGGCGTGATGATCCTGCCGGTCGATGACCGGTTCGCGGCCCTGGAGATGCTGGAAGCCAGTGAGTCTCCGTTCGTGGTGGTGGACCGGTTACCGCTCCGGCTCCGCGCCGATACCGTCGCCGTGGACAACCAGCACGCGGCAATCCTCGCCTGCAATCACCTCGTGGCGCTCGGACACCGCGATGTGCTCGTCGTCGCCTCCACCCTCAAGCTCGCCAACATCAGAGCACGCATCTCGGGCATTCGGCGGGCCTTCCGGCAGGCCAACCTGCCGGAGCCGAAGATCGTGGAAGCGGGGCTGTCGCTTGAAACGGCTTCCAGCCAGCTTGCAGGCTGGTTGGCCACCAACGAGCGCCCGACCGGCATCATCGCGCTGACCAACTTCACGACGATCGGTGTCATCGCATCGCTGAATCAGCTCGGGCTCCGGATACCCGACGACGTGTCGCTGGTCGGGTTCGACGATTACGTCTGGATGCAGGCGGCGACGCCGACGATCACCGCCATACGGCAACCGGTCGAGCAACTCGGTGCACAGGCGTGGGCATGCCTGCGCGAGCGCATCGAGGATGGCCGGACCGAGCTAAGAACCCTGCGTCTGCACTGCACCCTGCAGGTAAGAGGTTCGACCGCCCGGGTGGGCAAGTCGCACAGGCCGATCACGGTCAACAACAGCTAG
- the rlmB gene encoding 23S rRNA (guanosine(2251)-2'-O)-methyltransferase RlmB translates to MGLPRQEGAPDQPKAGQRRNQHRNLRNEPAGAANWLYGTHPVIAALGNPQRRLRRLLLTDEAEAGLTARFGGPLPLQAERTDRAKLDTLLGRDAVHQGMALLADPLATPTLEQVLQRPGPILVLDQITDPRNVGAILRSAAAFGVAAVILQDRNAPEETGTLAKAASGALEVVPVLRAVNLSRTLVALKAAGLWTVGLDAGGSRLDGAAFRDRRVALVLGAEGEGLRRLTRETCDEIAGLVMPGTMESLNVSNAAAVALYELVRS, encoded by the coding sequence CTGGGACTGCCTCGCCAGGAGGGTGCTCCGGATCAGCCCAAGGCCGGGCAGCGGCGCAACCAGCATCGTAACCTGCGCAACGAGCCGGCCGGCGCCGCGAACTGGCTGTACGGCACGCATCCGGTGATTGCCGCCCTCGGCAACCCTCAGCGCCGCCTACGCCGGCTGTTGCTGACCGACGAGGCCGAAGCCGGATTGACCGCACGGTTCGGCGGCCCGTTGCCGCTGCAGGCGGAGCGGACCGACCGTGCCAAGCTCGACACGCTGCTCGGCCGCGACGCGGTGCATCAGGGCATGGCGCTGCTGGCCGATCCGTTGGCCACGCCAACGCTCGAACAGGTGCTGCAGCGGCCGGGCCCGATCCTGGTGCTTGACCAGATCACCGACCCACGCAACGTCGGCGCGATCCTGCGATCCGCTGCGGCGTTCGGGGTGGCCGCCGTGATTTTGCAGGACCGCAACGCCCCGGAGGAGACCGGCACGCTCGCCAAGGCTGCGTCCGGCGCTCTGGAGGTGGTTCCGGTGCTTCGTGCGGTGAATTTGTCGCGCACCCTGGTGGCGCTCAAGGCCGCCGGGCTGTGGACGGTCGGGCTCGATGCGGGCGGCAGCCGGCTCGACGGTGCGGCGTTCCGTGACCGGCGCGTGGCGCTGGTGCTCGGCGCCGAGGGCGAGGGCCTGCGCCGGCTCACCCGCGAGACCTGCGACGAGATCGCAGGCCTGGTCATGCCGGGAACGATGGAGAGCCTGAACGTCTCCAACGCTGCCGCGGTCGCGCTCTACGAGCTGGTGCGGAGCTAG
- a CDS encoding phage tail tip lysozyme, which translates to MDQTLESYLVRLGFAVDGASEREFTETLARGKVAALAAGAALTGLVATITKVASAYEALYYQSGRVQASVGNIQAFAYGLSQVGGSATSAKAALESMGNFLRSSPGSEGFFARLGVQTRDARGGLRDTTQILRDFAGALKTMPTYRSQAYASVLGIDPVTLQALMRDTGVFSAQLKQMYAAAGVNSEQAARGGALFMQQLRSLGAALQVLRDKVAISLFRGVGGDIERLRKLLVDNFGRISAAIVAASKFVTAMGWALMQLVARSAELIDRLVDWFSHLDRGTRQWTEAIILLLGAWRLLNKGFLASPLGRIVALGVALVALYDDYKTFKAGGKSLIDWAVWEPGINSLLDSIGKIEGAFKDMWPNIRGYLAPLMSFLGHEFAKTLTNSMADVADLMQAATDSLHGRWASARAHLAAIGARETASTQDDMSALGTLGNAESRASGGAFVSGQTARNEASGFSLLTSLGLDRNHALAMLGNFEQESSLNPGARNGHHYGIEQWDDSRADAIKAQTGIDVRTAGYADQIKAAAWEVMYGNERNHAKGFFGAGDLKSATGRFASDIERSGEHPGMVGFDNRIANSLNADNRLRAGAGISSTNVGGSPRVNQTNTFHISGAQSPDAVGKSVLRHQDVAMESIVRNMGPLSR; encoded by the coding sequence ATGGATCAGACCCTAGAATCATATCTCGTCCGACTTGGCTTCGCGGTCGACGGCGCCAGTGAGCGCGAGTTCACGGAAACGCTGGCTCGAGGGAAGGTCGCGGCACTTGCAGCAGGTGCAGCACTAACCGGCCTAGTCGCCACCATTACCAAGGTGGCAAGCGCATATGAGGCGCTCTACTACCAATCCGGCCGGGTTCAAGCCTCCGTCGGCAATATCCAAGCCTTCGCTTATGGCTTGTCCCAGGTCGGCGGATCCGCCACGAGCGCGAAGGCTGCGCTCGAAAGCATGGGCAACTTCCTACGCAGTAGCCCGGGCAGCGAAGGCTTTTTCGCTCGGCTTGGTGTTCAAACCCGTGACGCGCGCGGCGGGCTTCGAGACACCACGCAAATCCTGCGGGACTTCGCCGGGGCATTGAAAACAATGCCGACGTATCGATCGCAGGCTTATGCGTCAGTCCTGGGGATTGATCCCGTCACGCTTCAAGCGCTGATGAGAGATACAGGCGTGTTCTCTGCGCAGCTGAAGCAGATGTACGCAGCAGCCGGCGTGAACTCGGAACAGGCCGCCCGCGGTGGCGCACTCTTCATGCAGCAGCTGCGGAGCCTTGGTGCCGCTCTGCAGGTGCTACGCGACAAGGTTGCAATCTCGCTCTTCCGAGGTGTCGGCGGCGATATCGAACGCCTGCGCAAGTTGCTGGTCGACAATTTCGGGAGGATCTCCGCTGCGATCGTCGCTGCAAGCAAGTTTGTCACGGCGATGGGCTGGGCTCTGATGCAGCTGGTGGCCCGATCAGCAGAACTGATCGACCGGCTCGTAGATTGGTTCAGCCATCTCGACCGTGGCACTCGTCAGTGGACCGAAGCCATCATCCTGCTGTTAGGTGCCTGGCGGCTTCTCAACAAAGGCTTCCTGGCGTCCCCGCTCGGTCGCATCGTGGCCCTCGGCGTCGCACTTGTTGCACTGTACGACGACTACAAGACATTCAAGGCAGGCGGCAAAAGCTTAATTGATTGGGCCGTATGGGAGCCTGGGATCAACTCGCTGCTCGACAGCATCGGGAAGATCGAGGGCGCCTTCAAGGACATGTGGCCAAACATCCGAGGGTATCTCGCGCCCCTGATGAGCTTCCTCGGCCATGAATTCGCCAAGACGCTGACAAACAGCATGGCGGATGTGGCCGACCTGATGCAGGCCGCCACTGACAGTCTCCACGGCCGCTGGGCCTCTGCTCGAGCTCATCTTGCCGCCATCGGCGCCCGCGAGACCGCTTCGACACAGGACGACATGTCAGCCCTCGGCACGCTCGGGAACGCCGAAAGCCGCGCATCAGGCGGCGCGTTCGTCAGCGGCCAGACAGCCCGGAACGAGGCATCCGGCTTCAGCCTGCTCACCAGCCTCGGCCTAGACCGCAACCACGCGCTGGCCATGCTGGGCAACTTCGAGCAGGAAAGCAGCCTCAACCCCGGCGCGCGCAATGGCCACCACTACGGCATCGAGCAATGGGACGACAGCCGCGCCGACGCGATCAAGGCGCAGACCGGGATCGACGTACGAACCGCAGGCTATGCCGACCAGATCAAGGCGGCGGCGTGGGAAGTCATGTACGGTAACGAGCGGAACCACGCCAAGGGCTTCTTCGGCGCGGGCGATCTCAAGTCGGCGACGGGGCGCTTTGCCTCGGATATTGAGCGGTCCGGTGAGCATCCCGGCATGGTCGGCTTCGATAACCGGATCGCGAACTCACTGAATGCGGATAACCGGCTGCGTGCCGGCGCCGGCATCAGCAGCACCAACGTCGGTGGTTCGCCCCGCGTCAATCAGACCAACACGTTCCACATCAGCGGCGCCCAAAGCCCCGACGCGGTGGGTAAGAGCGTGTTGCGGCATCAGGATGTGGCGATGGAATCCATCGTCCGGAACATGGGGCCGCTGTCGCGATGA
- a CDS encoding sugar phosphate isomerase/epimerase family protein: MNKLGVHAFVWTANWTNEDAAKAIGLTAETGYDLIEMSTMDFTAIDVDFTRKALERSGLGVTFSFGLDAAQDVSSGDPVRMKAGEQRLLDGVALARDVGATHVCGILYSAFQKYALPPTADGIAGAVDVVRRVGEQAALSGITLGMEVVNRYETNVLNTAAQAVAFVKRVSLPNVKVHLDCYHMNIEEADVAAAIRETGEHLGYFHTGDSHRGYLGSGSIEFGKIFRALVAIDYQGPITFESFSSKVVGQPLEGILGIWRNLWEDSRDLAAHAKAYTEVQLKSAREAAAINGRSRLG, encoded by the coding sequence ATGAACAAACTCGGCGTACACGCCTTCGTCTGGACCGCGAACTGGACCAACGAGGATGCCGCGAAGGCGATCGGCCTGACCGCGGAGACCGGCTACGACCTCATCGAGATGTCGACGATGGACTTCACCGCCATCGATGTCGATTTCACCCGCAAGGCACTGGAGCGAAGCGGTCTCGGGGTGACGTTCTCGTTCGGGCTCGATGCCGCACAGGATGTCTCCTCAGGAGATCCCGTTCGTATGAAGGCCGGTGAGCAGCGCCTGCTGGACGGCGTGGCGCTGGCACGCGATGTCGGGGCCACGCACGTGTGCGGAATCCTTTATTCGGCATTCCAGAAATACGCCCTTCCTCCGACGGCGGACGGGATTGCCGGTGCCGTGGACGTGGTGCGCCGGGTCGGCGAACAGGCCGCGCTGAGCGGCATCACGCTGGGCATGGAAGTGGTCAACCGCTACGAGACGAACGTGCTCAACACCGCGGCTCAGGCAGTCGCGTTCGTCAAGCGGGTCTCGCTGCCGAACGTCAAGGTGCATCTCGACTGCTATCACATGAACATCGAGGAAGCCGACGTGGCGGCGGCGATACGCGAGACCGGCGAGCATCTCGGCTATTTCCACACCGGCGATTCCCATCGCGGCTACCTGGGCTCGGGGTCCATCGAGTTCGGCAAGATATTCCGGGCACTCGTGGCGATCGATTACCAGGGTCCGATTACGTTCGAATCGTTCTCGTCGAAAGTCGTCGGTCAGCCGCTCGAAGGCATCCTGGGGATCTGGCGCAATCTCTGGGAAGACAGCCGCGACCTTGCGGCGCACGCAAAGGCCTATACCGAGGTGCAGCTGAAATCCGCGAGAGAGGCGGCCGCCATCAACGGCCGCAGCCGCCTCGGCTGA